A region from the Triticum aestivum cultivar Chinese Spring chromosome 3D, IWGSC CS RefSeq v2.1, whole genome shotgun sequence genome encodes:
- the LOC123077348 gene encoding DEAD-box ATP-dependent RNA helicase 40 isoform X1, which yields MAGAEAAADSSGPRFAPDDPTLPAPWKALIDGETLYYWNPETNLTQYDKPGAAAPPLPAAASTPAPGAFAQPGMQQQQPSTPAPGAFAQPGMQQQQPPQQPQQTAQRPPFQYQGQQAQQPPFQYQGQQAQQPPFQYQQQQEQMPNQQGSQQPLAPQYPNAHQQPMPYQHGHYMQPQQQYSYQVGQQPQMPQTQYNQGQQMPIPQAANQGQQPTMPQGAYNQGQRPPMPQAAYSHGQRPPMPQSAYNQGQQPQMPHASYNQGQQLQGTRMPQTQVQHTQQSPGFHQPAQASQGLQASQPQVPQMSPQQGQLQHGFQFTPQQGKQPHHGHLVSQHGQQNTTVKVDAGAHHEGKQTGFSLQLSQQHGQVPLSNQTLPSSHQRPEAHNQLNIHGVGGPPYPAKHHLGGSSPGETNNVSFLSAPAQTHQGGVDTNYRQQLASSHVVPNHIAPSPGRPPIGFKRGNSEDQFEKNEALSSGRFDGINALHQQPKPAALPPPQNHLQDMRNGPPYSQPDNFGGYNMAPPHLVQNPLNNGPFPIGALARPPSGTFSPPDFPSVASVDAYRQHHEVTAVGENVPPPFMTFEATGFPPEILSEVHAAGFLNPTPIQAQTWPVALQSRDIVAIAKTGSGKTLGYLIPAFVHLRRCQNNPMSGPTVLVLAPTRELASQIQDEAIKFGRSSRVSCTCLYGGAPKGPQLRELERGADIVVATPGRLNDILEMRKISLHQISLLVLDEADRMLDMGFEPQIRKIVDEIPRNRQTLMYTATWPKEVTKIAGDLLRNPVQINIGSIDELVANKSITQYVEMVPPMDKQRRLEQILRAEERGSKIIIFCSTKKMCDQLARSIGRSFGAASIHGDKSQGERDHILGQFRTGIVPVLVATDVAARGLDIKDIRVVINYDFPTGIEDYVHRIGRTGRAGATGVAYTFFSEQDWKYAADLVKVLDGTGQQVPPELQQMAARGASGAPRNQAGGMSRWDSPGGGTRFESAVGGPGGYGGIREGPGGFGGRDGPGGFIDRDGPGRFGDRDGPGRFGGRETPDGFGGRDGPGCFDGRMGPGPGGFGGREGPGGFGGREGPGPSGFSGRGGRGSDGFGRRGGASPGRFGGHGGRGDSPGFGGRGRGDSSGFGGRGRGDFSGGRGGRGRGFGGRGRSDRGPHDRFISDGRGRYDGRRGFDKGRGRSYSRSPDRSRSRGYDRRSDSRSLSSRSRSRSRSWSRSRSRSRSWSRSRSRSRSRSRSRDQGPVERRPRVRSGFDVLPPATEAGAAVTGPLPVPLPGSVSDVAAPIPRQSLADASDMSPMSPGGLVHVQEGAPFMGGNDANISSRQADQPSQATDLTIPPSFSAAANFPGPAVQQDAP from the exons ATGGCGGGAGCAGAGGCTGCCGCGGATTCATCGGGCCCGCGATTCGCCCCTGACGACCCGACGCTCCCAGCGCCTTGGAAAGCATTAATCGACGGCGAGACGCTCTACTACTGGAACCCTGAGACCAACCTCACTCAGTATGACAAGCCGGGTGCAGCTGCGCCTCCCTTGCCCGCGGCTGCGTCCACGCCAGCGCCCGGGGCTTTTGCGCAGCCTGGCATGCAGCAGCAACAGCCCTCCACGCCAGCGCCCGGGGCTTTTGCGCAGCCTGGCATGCAGCAGCAACAGCCCCCGCAGCAGCCGCAACAGACGGCACAGCGACCGCCGTTTCAGTATCAAGGTCAGCAAGCACAGCAACCGCCGTTTCAGTATCAAGGTCAGCAAGCACAGCAACCGCCGTTTCAGTATCAACAGCAGCAAGAACAGATGCCGAACCAGCAAGGGTCACAACAGCCACTAGCTCCTCAGTACCCAAATGCTCATCAGCAGCCAATGCCATATCAGCACGGTCATTATATGCAACCCCAGCAGCAATATTCATATCAGGTAGGCCAGCAGCCACAAATGCCGCAAACTCAGTATAATCAAGGCCAGCAGATGCCAATCCCGCAAGCTGCCAATCAAGGTCAGCAGCCAACGATGCCACAAGGAGCTTATAATCAAGGTCAGCGTCCACCGATGCCGCAAGCTGCCTACAGTCATGGCCAGCGCCCCCCTATGCCACAATCTGCCTACAATCAAGGCCAGCAGCCACAAATGCCGCATGCTTCTTACAATCAAGGTCAGCAGTTGCAGGGAACAAGGATGCCTCAGACTCAAGTGCAACACACACAACAATCACCAGGCTTTCATCAACCTGCCCAGGCTTCACAAGGCTTGCAAGCTTCACAGCCTCAAGTACCTCAAATGTCCCCCCAACAGGGCCAACTCCAGCATGGCTTCCAGTTCACCCCTCAACAGGGAAAACAACCACATCATGGTCATCTTGTCTCCCAACATGGGCAACAAAATACCACGGTGAAGGTTGATGCAGGAGCTCATCATGAAGGAAAGCAGACTGGCTTTTCCTTACAGCTTAGTCAGCAGCATGGCCAAGTTCCTCTTTCAAACCAGACGTTGCCTTCAAGTCATCAACGTCCTGAAGCCCATAATCAACTAAATATTCATGGAGTCGGAGGGCCACCATATCCTGCAAAGCATCATCTTGGTGGATCATCCCCAGGTGAAACTAATAACGTTAGTTTCTTGAGCGCGCCTGCTCAAACACATCAAGGCGGAGTGGATACTAACTACCGGCAACAACTGGCTAGTAGCCATGTAGTTCCCAATCATATTGCTCCTTCACCGGGTCGACCTCCAATAGGTTTCAAGAGGGGCAATAGTGAAGATCAATTTGAAAAAAATGAGGCTCTCTCCTCTGGGAGGTTTGATGGAATAAATGCTCTCCATCAGCAGCCAAAACCTGCCGCTCTTCCACCCCCACAAAATCACCTG CAGGATATGAGGAATGGCCCACCTTATTCCCAGCCAGATAATTTTGGGGGTTATAACATGGCACCTCCACATTTGGTACAAAACCCACTTAACAATGGTCCATTTCCTATCGGAGCTTTAGCGAGGCCACCATCCGGAACATTTTCTCCTCCTGATTTCCCAAGTGTCGCTTCAGTAGATGCATATCGTCAACACCATGAAGTAACTGCAGTG GGTGAGAATGTTCCTCCTCCATTTATGACATTTGAGGCTACTGGATTCCCCCCAGAGATCCTGAGCGAG GTTCATGCTGCTGGCTTCTTAAACCCCACCCCAATTCAGGCTCAAACATGGCCTGTTGCACTTCAAAGCAGGGACATAGTAGCTATTGCCAAGACAGGATCAGGGAAGACACTGGGGTACCTTATTCCTGCTTTTGTACATCTGAGGAGATGCCAAAACAATCCAATGTCGGGCCCTACAGTGTTGGTTTTGGCCCCTACTCGTGAGCTTGCTTCACAAATACAAGATGAAGCAATTAAGTTTGGTCGATCATCTAGAGTATCATGCACA tGCCTGTATGGTGGAGCTCCAAAGGGACCTCAGCTCAGAGAACTTGAGCGTGGAGCAGATATTGTGGTAGCTACACCTGGACGACTCAATGATATCCTGGAAATGAGGAAGATTAGCCTCCATCAGATTTCATTACTTGTGCTTGATGAAGCTGACCGCATGCTTGACATGGGCTTTGAGCCACAAATACGGAAGATTGTTGACGAGATTCCTCGTAATAGACAAACTCTAATGTACACTGCCACTTGGCCAAAGGAGGTTACAAAAATAGCTGGGGATTTATTGAGAAATCCTGTCCAGATCAATATTGGTAGCATTGATGAACTTGTTGCCAACAAATCCATCACACAG TATGTAGAGATGGTTCCACCCATGGATAAGCAGCGTCGCTTGGAGCAGATTCTTAGAGCGGAAGAAAGGGGCTCAAAGATCATCATATTTTGCTCAACCAAGAAAATGTGCGATCAGCTTGCTCGTAGCATTGGTCGTAGTTTTGGTGCTGCAAGCATTCACGGCGACAAATCACAGGGTGAAAGGGATCATATTCTGGGTCAGTTTCGGACTGGTATTGTGCCAGTATTAGTGGCCACAGATGTTGCTGCTCGTGGACTTGACATCAAAGACATCAG AGTGGTGATCAATTATGACTTCCCAACTGGGATCGAAGACTATGTGCATCGCATAGGGCGTACAGGAAGGGCTGGGGCTACTGGAGTTGCATACACTTTCTTCTCTGAGCAAGATTGGAAATATGCTGCTGATTTGGTGAAAGTCTTGGATGGTACTGGTCAGCAGGTACCTCCAGAGCTGCAACAGATGGCTGCACGGGGTGCATCTGGTGCTCCAAGAAACCAGGCTGGTGGCATGAGCCGTTGGGATAGTCCTGGTGGTGGTACTCGTTTTGAATCTGCTGTTGGCGGCCCTGGTGGTTATGGTGGAATTAGGGAGGGCCCTGGAGGCTTTGGTGGTCGAGATGGGCCAGGTGGATTTATTGATCGGGATGGCCCGGGCAGATTTGGTGATCGAGATGGCCCCGGCCGCTTTGGTGGTCGAGAGACTCCTGACGGCTTTGGTGGTCGGGATGGCCCTGGTTGCTTCGATGGACGGATGGGCCCTGGTCCTGGTGGATTTGGTGGAAGGGAGGGGCCTGGTGGATTTGGTGGAAGGGAGGGTCCTGGACCCAGTGGCTTCAGCGGGAGAGGGGGGCGTGGGTCTGATGGCTTTGGCAGGAGAGGTGGAGCAAGCCCTGGTAGATTTGGTGGTCACGGTGGCAGGGGTGATTCTCCTGGTTTTGGTGGTCGTGGTAGGGGTGATTCTTCTGGTTTTGGTGGACGAGGCCGGGGTGATTTCTCTGGTGGACGTGGTGGAAGAGGGCGTGGATTTGGAGGACGGGGACGTTCTGACCGAGGTCCACACGATCGTTTTATCTCAGATGGACGTGGAAGGTATGATGGCCGTCGAGGATTTGACAAGGGTCGAGGCAGGAGCTACAGCCGTAGCCCAGATAGAAGCCGCTCGCGAGGCTATGACAGAAGAAGTGATAGCAGGAGCCTAAGTAGTAGGAGCAGAAGCCGTAGCAGAAGCTGGTCACGCAGCAGGAGCCGCAGCAGGAGTTGGTCACGGAGCCGCAGCCGTAGTCGCAGCAGGAGCAGAAGCCGTGATCAGGGTCCAGTAGAACGCAGGCCGCGGGTAAGATCTGGTTTTGATGTGTTGCCACCTGCAACTGAAGCTGGAGCTGCTGTAACTGGGCCACTTCCTGTACCACTACCTGGTTCAGTGTCTGATGTTGCTGCACCCATACCTAGACAATCGCTGGCTGACGCATCTGATATGTCACCTATGTCGCCTGGTGGCTTGGTCCATGTCCAGGAGGGTGCACCGTTCATGGGTGGGAACGATGCCAACATTAGCAGCAGACAGGCTGACCAGCCTTCCCAAGCGACTGATCTAACAATACCACCAAGCTTCTCTGCAGCTGCAAATTTTCCAGGGCCGGCAGTTCAGCAGGATGCCCCATGA
- the LOC123077348 gene encoding DEAD-box ATP-dependent RNA helicase 40 isoform X2, which yields MAGAEAAADSSGPRFAPDDPTLPAPWKALIDGETLYYWNPETNLTQYDKPGAAAPPLPAAASTPAPGAFAQPGMQQQQPSTPAPGAFAQPGMQQQQPPQQPQQTAQRPPFQYQGQQAQQPPFQYQGQQAQQPPFQYQQQQEQMPNQQGSQQPLAPQYPNAHQQPMPYQHGHYMQPQQQYSYQVGQQPQMPQTQYNQGQQMPIPQAANQGQQPTMPQGAYNQGQRPPMPQAAYSHGQRPPMPQSAYNQGQQPQMPHASYNQGQQLQGTRMPQTQVQHTQQSPGFHQPAQASQGLQASQPQVPQMSPQQGQLQHGFQFTPQQGKQPHHGHLVSQHGQQNTTVKVDAGAHHEGKQTGFSLQLSQQHGQVPLSNQTLPSSHQRPEAHNQLNIHGVGGPPYPAKHHLGGSSPGETNNVSFLSAPAQTHQGGVDTNYRQQLASSHVVPNHIAPSPGRPPIGFKRGNSEDQFEKNEALSSGRFDGINALHQQPKPAALPPPQNHLDMRNGPPYSQPDNFGGYNMAPPHLVQNPLNNGPFPIGALARPPSGTFSPPDFPSVASVDAYRQHHEVTAVGENVPPPFMTFEATGFPPEILSEVHAAGFLNPTPIQAQTWPVALQSRDIVAIAKTGSGKTLGYLIPAFVHLRRCQNNPMSGPTVLVLAPTRELASQIQDEAIKFGRSSRVSCTCLYGGAPKGPQLRELERGADIVVATPGRLNDILEMRKISLHQISLLVLDEADRMLDMGFEPQIRKIVDEIPRNRQTLMYTATWPKEVTKIAGDLLRNPVQINIGSIDELVANKSITQYVEMVPPMDKQRRLEQILRAEERGSKIIIFCSTKKMCDQLARSIGRSFGAASIHGDKSQGERDHILGQFRTGIVPVLVATDVAARGLDIKDIRVVINYDFPTGIEDYVHRIGRTGRAGATGVAYTFFSEQDWKYAADLVKVLDGTGQQVPPELQQMAARGASGAPRNQAGGMSRWDSPGGGTRFESAVGGPGGYGGIREGPGGFGGRDGPGGFIDRDGPGRFGDRDGPGRFGGRETPDGFGGRDGPGCFDGRMGPGPGGFGGREGPGGFGGREGPGPSGFSGRGGRGSDGFGRRGGASPGRFGGHGGRGDSPGFGGRGRGDSSGFGGRGRGDFSGGRGGRGRGFGGRGRSDRGPHDRFISDGRGRYDGRRGFDKGRGRSYSRSPDRSRSRGYDRRSDSRSLSSRSRSRSRSWSRSRSRSRSWSRSRSRSRSRSRSRDQGPVERRPRVRSGFDVLPPATEAGAAVTGPLPVPLPGSVSDVAAPIPRQSLADASDMSPMSPGGLVHVQEGAPFMGGNDANISSRQADQPSQATDLTIPPSFSAAANFPGPAVQQDAP from the exons ATGGCGGGAGCAGAGGCTGCCGCGGATTCATCGGGCCCGCGATTCGCCCCTGACGACCCGACGCTCCCAGCGCCTTGGAAAGCATTAATCGACGGCGAGACGCTCTACTACTGGAACCCTGAGACCAACCTCACTCAGTATGACAAGCCGGGTGCAGCTGCGCCTCCCTTGCCCGCGGCTGCGTCCACGCCAGCGCCCGGGGCTTTTGCGCAGCCTGGCATGCAGCAGCAACAGCCCTCCACGCCAGCGCCCGGGGCTTTTGCGCAGCCTGGCATGCAGCAGCAACAGCCCCCGCAGCAGCCGCAACAGACGGCACAGCGACCGCCGTTTCAGTATCAAGGTCAGCAAGCACAGCAACCGCCGTTTCAGTATCAAGGTCAGCAAGCACAGCAACCGCCGTTTCAGTATCAACAGCAGCAAGAACAGATGCCGAACCAGCAAGGGTCACAACAGCCACTAGCTCCTCAGTACCCAAATGCTCATCAGCAGCCAATGCCATATCAGCACGGTCATTATATGCAACCCCAGCAGCAATATTCATATCAGGTAGGCCAGCAGCCACAAATGCCGCAAACTCAGTATAATCAAGGCCAGCAGATGCCAATCCCGCAAGCTGCCAATCAAGGTCAGCAGCCAACGATGCCACAAGGAGCTTATAATCAAGGTCAGCGTCCACCGATGCCGCAAGCTGCCTACAGTCATGGCCAGCGCCCCCCTATGCCACAATCTGCCTACAATCAAGGCCAGCAGCCACAAATGCCGCATGCTTCTTACAATCAAGGTCAGCAGTTGCAGGGAACAAGGATGCCTCAGACTCAAGTGCAACACACACAACAATCACCAGGCTTTCATCAACCTGCCCAGGCTTCACAAGGCTTGCAAGCTTCACAGCCTCAAGTACCTCAAATGTCCCCCCAACAGGGCCAACTCCAGCATGGCTTCCAGTTCACCCCTCAACAGGGAAAACAACCACATCATGGTCATCTTGTCTCCCAACATGGGCAACAAAATACCACGGTGAAGGTTGATGCAGGAGCTCATCATGAAGGAAAGCAGACTGGCTTTTCCTTACAGCTTAGTCAGCAGCATGGCCAAGTTCCTCTTTCAAACCAGACGTTGCCTTCAAGTCATCAACGTCCTGAAGCCCATAATCAACTAAATATTCATGGAGTCGGAGGGCCACCATATCCTGCAAAGCATCATCTTGGTGGATCATCCCCAGGTGAAACTAATAACGTTAGTTTCTTGAGCGCGCCTGCTCAAACACATCAAGGCGGAGTGGATACTAACTACCGGCAACAACTGGCTAGTAGCCATGTAGTTCCCAATCATATTGCTCCTTCACCGGGTCGACCTCCAATAGGTTTCAAGAGGGGCAATAGTGAAGATCAATTTGAAAAAAATGAGGCTCTCTCCTCTGGGAGGTTTGATGGAATAAATGCTCTCCATCAGCAGCCAAAACCTGCCGCTCTTCCACCCCCACAAAATCACCTG GATATGAGGAATGGCCCACCTTATTCCCAGCCAGATAATTTTGGGGGTTATAACATGGCACCTCCACATTTGGTACAAAACCCACTTAACAATGGTCCATTTCCTATCGGAGCTTTAGCGAGGCCACCATCCGGAACATTTTCTCCTCCTGATTTCCCAAGTGTCGCTTCAGTAGATGCATATCGTCAACACCATGAAGTAACTGCAGTG GGTGAGAATGTTCCTCCTCCATTTATGACATTTGAGGCTACTGGATTCCCCCCAGAGATCCTGAGCGAG GTTCATGCTGCTGGCTTCTTAAACCCCACCCCAATTCAGGCTCAAACATGGCCTGTTGCACTTCAAAGCAGGGACATAGTAGCTATTGCCAAGACAGGATCAGGGAAGACACTGGGGTACCTTATTCCTGCTTTTGTACATCTGAGGAGATGCCAAAACAATCCAATGTCGGGCCCTACAGTGTTGGTTTTGGCCCCTACTCGTGAGCTTGCTTCACAAATACAAGATGAAGCAATTAAGTTTGGTCGATCATCTAGAGTATCATGCACA tGCCTGTATGGTGGAGCTCCAAAGGGACCTCAGCTCAGAGAACTTGAGCGTGGAGCAGATATTGTGGTAGCTACACCTGGACGACTCAATGATATCCTGGAAATGAGGAAGATTAGCCTCCATCAGATTTCATTACTTGTGCTTGATGAAGCTGACCGCATGCTTGACATGGGCTTTGAGCCACAAATACGGAAGATTGTTGACGAGATTCCTCGTAATAGACAAACTCTAATGTACACTGCCACTTGGCCAAAGGAGGTTACAAAAATAGCTGGGGATTTATTGAGAAATCCTGTCCAGATCAATATTGGTAGCATTGATGAACTTGTTGCCAACAAATCCATCACACAG TATGTAGAGATGGTTCCACCCATGGATAAGCAGCGTCGCTTGGAGCAGATTCTTAGAGCGGAAGAAAGGGGCTCAAAGATCATCATATTTTGCTCAACCAAGAAAATGTGCGATCAGCTTGCTCGTAGCATTGGTCGTAGTTTTGGTGCTGCAAGCATTCACGGCGACAAATCACAGGGTGAAAGGGATCATATTCTGGGTCAGTTTCGGACTGGTATTGTGCCAGTATTAGTGGCCACAGATGTTGCTGCTCGTGGACTTGACATCAAAGACATCAG AGTGGTGATCAATTATGACTTCCCAACTGGGATCGAAGACTATGTGCATCGCATAGGGCGTACAGGAAGGGCTGGGGCTACTGGAGTTGCATACACTTTCTTCTCTGAGCAAGATTGGAAATATGCTGCTGATTTGGTGAAAGTCTTGGATGGTACTGGTCAGCAGGTACCTCCAGAGCTGCAACAGATGGCTGCACGGGGTGCATCTGGTGCTCCAAGAAACCAGGCTGGTGGCATGAGCCGTTGGGATAGTCCTGGTGGTGGTACTCGTTTTGAATCTGCTGTTGGCGGCCCTGGTGGTTATGGTGGAATTAGGGAGGGCCCTGGAGGCTTTGGTGGTCGAGATGGGCCAGGTGGATTTATTGATCGGGATGGCCCGGGCAGATTTGGTGATCGAGATGGCCCCGGCCGCTTTGGTGGTCGAGAGACTCCTGACGGCTTTGGTGGTCGGGATGGCCCTGGTTGCTTCGATGGACGGATGGGCCCTGGTCCTGGTGGATTTGGTGGAAGGGAGGGGCCTGGTGGATTTGGTGGAAGGGAGGGTCCTGGACCCAGTGGCTTCAGCGGGAGAGGGGGGCGTGGGTCTGATGGCTTTGGCAGGAGAGGTGGAGCAAGCCCTGGTAGATTTGGTGGTCACGGTGGCAGGGGTGATTCTCCTGGTTTTGGTGGTCGTGGTAGGGGTGATTCTTCTGGTTTTGGTGGACGAGGCCGGGGTGATTTCTCTGGTGGACGTGGTGGAAGAGGGCGTGGATTTGGAGGACGGGGACGTTCTGACCGAGGTCCACACGATCGTTTTATCTCAGATGGACGTGGAAGGTATGATGGCCGTCGAGGATTTGACAAGGGTCGAGGCAGGAGCTACAGCCGTAGCCCAGATAGAAGCCGCTCGCGAGGCTATGACAGAAGAAGTGATAGCAGGAGCCTAAGTAGTAGGAGCAGAAGCCGTAGCAGAAGCTGGTCACGCAGCAGGAGCCGCAGCAGGAGTTGGTCACGGAGCCGCAGCCGTAGTCGCAGCAGGAGCAGAAGCCGTGATCAGGGTCCAGTAGAACGCAGGCCGCGGGTAAGATCTGGTTTTGATGTGTTGCCACCTGCAACTGAAGCTGGAGCTGCTGTAACTGGGCCACTTCCTGTACCACTACCTGGTTCAGTGTCTGATGTTGCTGCACCCATACCTAGACAATCGCTGGCTGACGCATCTGATATGTCACCTATGTCGCCTGGTGGCTTGGTCCATGTCCAGGAGGGTGCACCGTTCATGGGTGGGAACGATGCCAACATTAGCAGCAGACAGGCTGACCAGCCTTCCCAAGCGACTGATCTAACAATACCACCAAGCTTCTCTGCAGCTGCAAATTTTCCAGGGCCGGCAGTTCAGCAGGATGCCCCATGA